One Myxococcaceae bacterium JPH2 DNA window includes the following coding sequences:
- a CDS encoding J domain-containing protein yields the protein MQSVLFFSDKRVREKLFARVDATRGLLLVTGVRHGPTQRSPDQREPFAALEDVFGEVLSQVLVADEGGVDGMWRDPLGDLGERLYPDDKKAAYAASTGYLLLQDGRPRTVVRKHGPPAEDLWFLQEALSRLSARIPPPDPARRPGARRPEAAPRAPPRASRMPEEEDFEDTPPPRSRPRAAPPAPEPKVDPWTVLGIARGTPADEARRAFRALIAQYHPDKVAHLAPEFHALAERRTREILDAWAEVERELG from the coding sequence GTGCAGTCCGTCCTCTTCTTTTCCGACAAGCGGGTGCGCGAGAAGCTCTTCGCGCGGGTGGACGCGACGCGCGGGCTGCTGCTCGTGACGGGCGTGCGCCACGGCCCCACCCAGCGCTCGCCCGACCAGCGCGAGCCCTTCGCCGCGCTGGAGGACGTCTTCGGCGAGGTGCTGTCCCAGGTGCTGGTGGCGGACGAGGGCGGGGTGGACGGCATGTGGAGGGATCCGCTGGGCGACCTGGGAGAGCGGCTCTACCCGGACGACAAGAAGGCGGCCTACGCGGCCTCCACCGGGTACCTGCTGCTCCAGGACGGCCGCCCCCGCACGGTGGTGCGCAAGCACGGCCCGCCCGCCGAGGACCTCTGGTTCCTCCAGGAGGCCCTCAGTCGACTCTCCGCTCGCATTCCTCCACCCGACCCGGCCCGTCGTCCTGGCGCGCGCCGCCCCGAGGCCGCGCCCCGAGCCCCACCCCGCGCCTCACGCATGCCCGAGGAGGAGGACTTCGAGGACACCCCGCCGCCTCGCTCGCGCCCGCGCGCCGCGCCCCCAGCCCCCGAGCCCAAGGTCGACCCGTGGACGGTGCTGGGCATCGCAAGAGGCACGCCCGCGGACGAGGCCCGGCGCGCCTTCCGGGCGCTGATTGCGCAGTACCACCCGGACAAGGTGGCGCACCTGGCACCCGAGTTCCACGCGCTCGCCGAGCGGCGCACGCGGGAGATTCTCGATGCCTGGGCCGAGGTGGAGCGCGAGCTGGGCTGA
- a CDS encoding organic hydroperoxide resistance protein yields the protein MAPTPITPLYTATATTHGGRDGHVRSSDGVLDLPLAMPKELGGKGGAVTNPEQLFAAGYSACFESALRLVAGKAGKRLGADAGITASATLGKTPDGGFGLAVELKGILPGIPLEEATQLMHAAHAVCPYSRATAGNIEVKLSVAQ from the coding sequence ATGGCTCCCACCCCCATCACCCCGCTGTACACCGCCACCGCCACCACGCACGGGGGCCGCGACGGCCACGTCCGCTCGTCCGACGGCGTCCTCGACCTGCCGCTCGCCATGCCCAAGGAACTGGGTGGCAAGGGCGGCGCGGTGACCAATCCCGAGCAGCTCTTCGCGGCGGGCTACTCGGCGTGCTTCGAGAGCGCGCTGCGGCTGGTGGCGGGCAAGGCCGGCAAGCGCCTGGGCGCGGACGCGGGCATCACGGCCTCGGCCACCCTGGGCAAGACGCCGGACGGCGGCTTCGGGCTCGCGGTGGAGCTCAAGGGCATCCTGCCGGGCATCCCCCTGGAGGAGGCCACCCAGCTCATGCACGCCGCGCACGCGGTGTGCCCGTACTCGCGCGCCACGGCGGGCAACATCGAAGTGAAGCTCTCCGTCGCGCAGTAG
- the rnz gene encoding ribonuclease Z, translating to MSLLRLTFLGTSAAQPTLHRNLSGLAVKADGDLLLFDCGEGTQRQMVRFGTGFTVNAAFFTHFHADHYLGIIGFLRTLGMMGRTEPMYLYGPQPARRLLHQAVHLGLESLAFPVEIQELKDGDKVQRGGYSVQAVAVDHRINALGYVLAEEERPGRFHLEKARALGVPEGPSFGKLQRGEAVTLPDGRTVKPEDVLGTSRPGRKLVLSGDTRPCPALVKASRDADLLIHESTFSDDEQERAHETRHSTAREAGRVAQEAGARRLILTHLSSRHDTDPTRLLTQAREEFKGPLEVAYDGLTVELPLRD from the coding sequence ATGTCCCTCCTCAGGCTCACCTTCCTCGGCACCTCGGCCGCTCAACCCACGCTGCACCGCAACCTGTCCGGGCTGGCGGTGAAGGCGGACGGGGACCTCCTGCTGTTCGACTGTGGCGAGGGGACCCAGCGGCAGATGGTCCGCTTTGGCACGGGCTTCACCGTCAACGCGGCGTTCTTCACGCACTTCCACGCCGACCACTACCTGGGAATCATCGGGTTCCTGCGCACGCTGGGGATGATGGGGCGCACCGAGCCCATGTACCTCTACGGGCCGCAGCCCGCGCGGCGCCTGTTGCACCAGGCGGTGCACCTGGGCCTCGAGTCGCTCGCCTTCCCGGTGGAGATTCAGGAGTTGAAGGACGGGGACAAGGTGCAGCGCGGCGGCTACAGCGTGCAGGCCGTGGCGGTGGACCACCGCATCAACGCCCTGGGCTACGTGCTGGCCGAGGAGGAGCGACCGGGTCGCTTCCACCTGGAGAAGGCGCGCGCGCTGGGCGTCCCGGAGGGCCCCAGCTTCGGCAAGCTCCAGCGCGGCGAGGCGGTGACGCTGCCGGATGGGCGCACGGTGAAGCCGGAGGACGTGCTGGGGACGTCACGGCCGGGGCGCAAGCTGGTGCTGTCCGGCGACACGCGGCCCTGCCCTGCCCTGGTGAAGGCCTCGCGCGACGCGGACCTGTTGATCCACGAGTCCACCTTCTCCGACGACGAGCAGGAGCGCGCGCACGAGACGCGGCACTCCACCGCTCGCGAGGCGGGGCGGGTGGCGCAGGAGGCGGGCGCCCGGCGCCTCATCCTCACGCACCTCTCCAGCCGCCACGACACCGACCCCACGCGCCTGCTCACGCAGGCACGCGAGGAGTTCAAGGGACCGCTGGAAGTGGCCTACGACGGCCTCACCGTCGAGCTGCCGCTGCGGGACTGA
- a CDS encoding aminotransferase class I and II, which translates to MLRTVTATRYVTPLREGGSLPAIVEADDAGLYVVKFRGAGQGAKALIAELLSGELARALGLRIPELVFLELDPALGRNEPDGEIRELLKASAGLNLALDYLPGSLTFDPVADRAPDAALASTIVAFDAYVTNVDRTPKNPNLLTWHRDLWLIDHGASLYFHHAWEGWEERSQSRFVPIRDHVLLPWARALPEVGAVLRERLTRDVVEAAVAAIPEAWLGTEPCFDSRDAHRAAYVTWFMKRLDAAPVFLEEAARAHTQLV; encoded by the coding sequence ATGCTGAGGACGGTCACCGCCACCCGCTACGTGACGCCGCTGCGCGAGGGGGGCTCGCTGCCCGCCATCGTGGAAGCGGACGACGCGGGCCTGTACGTCGTGAAGTTCCGGGGCGCCGGCCAGGGGGCCAAGGCCCTCATCGCCGAGCTGCTGTCGGGCGAGCTGGCGCGCGCGCTGGGGCTGCGCATCCCGGAGCTGGTCTTCCTGGAGCTGGACCCGGCCCTGGGGCGCAACGAGCCGGACGGCGAGATTCGCGAACTGCTCAAGGCCAGCGCGGGGCTCAACCTGGCCCTGGACTATCTGCCGGGCTCGCTGACGTTCGACCCGGTGGCGGACCGCGCGCCAGACGCCGCGCTCGCGTCCACCATCGTCGCCTTCGATGCGTACGTCACCAATGTGGACCGCACGCCGAAGAACCCCAACCTCCTGACGTGGCACCGGGACCTGTGGCTCATCGACCACGGCGCCTCGCTGTACTTCCACCACGCGTGGGAGGGCTGGGAGGAGCGCAGCCAGAGCCGCTTCGTGCCCATCCGCGACCACGTGCTGCTGCCCTGGGCGCGCGCGCTGCCGGAAGTGGGCGCCGTGCTGCGCGAGCGACTCACGCGCGACGTGGTGGAGGCCGCCGTGGCCGCCATTCCCGAGGCCTGGCTGGGCACCGAGCCCTGCTTCGACAGCCGGGACGCGCACCGCGCGGCGTATGTCACGTGGTTCATGAAGCGGCTGGACGCGGCACCCGTGTTTCTCGAGGAGGCGGCGCGTGCCCACACCCAGCTCGTTTGA
- a CDS encoding NAD(P)/FAD-dependent oxidoreductase: MLILGGGFAGMYAALRLEKRLARRDDVEVMLVSHDNFFLFTPMLHEVAASDVDPAAIVVALRKVLPHVAFVEGDATRIDLDAREVRVSHGEQDGHDHVLAYDDLVLALGSETNFLGQEGARRHALTMKTLGDAVLLRNHLIDRLEEADTACITRDARDRGVTFVVVGGGFAGVETAGAVNDFIRGALPYYPRIQPADVRVVLVHAGAEVLPELGAGLGAYARNKLSRNGVEVLIHTRVVDMDGQSVTLSDGSRLATRTVVWVAGVTPSPLLERLPCEKHQGRLRVTERLEVPGHPNVWAVGDCASVPDVTRGGQPTPPTAQHALRQGVAVARNVEAAHRGQPPRVFRYRMMGQLAAIGRRSGVARIFGLKFSGFVAWFLWRGVYWWKLPRLEKKVRVALDWALDLFFHKDIVQLIGARELERFPLPVRERVLP, encoded by the coding sequence GTGCTCATCCTGGGCGGAGGCTTCGCGGGAATGTACGCCGCGCTTCGTCTGGAGAAGCGGCTGGCGCGGCGGGACGACGTGGAGGTGATGCTCGTCAGCCACGACAACTTCTTCCTCTTCACCCCCATGCTGCACGAGGTGGCCGCCAGCGACGTGGACCCGGCCGCCATCGTCGTGGCGCTGCGCAAGGTGCTGCCGCACGTGGCGTTCGTCGAGGGAGACGCCACGCGCATCGACCTGGACGCGCGCGAGGTCCGGGTGTCCCACGGCGAGCAGGACGGGCATGACCACGTGCTCGCCTACGACGACCTGGTGCTGGCGCTGGGCTCGGAGACGAACTTCCTCGGGCAGGAGGGAGCCAGGCGCCACGCGCTCACCATGAAGACGCTGGGTGACGCGGTGCTGTTGCGCAACCACCTCATCGACCGGCTGGAGGAGGCGGACACGGCCTGCATCACGCGAGACGCCCGCGACCGTGGGGTCACCTTCGTCGTGGTGGGCGGGGGCTTCGCGGGCGTGGAGACCGCGGGGGCCGTGAACGACTTCATCCGCGGCGCGCTGCCGTACTACCCGCGCATCCAACCCGCCGACGTCCGCGTGGTCCTGGTGCATGCCGGCGCGGAGGTGCTGCCCGAGCTGGGCGCGGGGCTGGGCGCGTATGCGCGGAACAAGCTCTCGCGCAACGGGGTGGAGGTGCTCATCCACACGCGCGTGGTGGACATGGATGGGCAGAGCGTGACGCTGTCGGACGGCTCGCGGCTGGCCACGCGGACGGTGGTGTGGGTGGCGGGTGTCACGCCGTCGCCGCTCCTGGAGCGCCTGCCGTGCGAGAAGCACCAGGGCCGCCTCCGCGTCACCGAGCGCTTGGAAGTCCCCGGCCATCCCAACGTGTGGGCGGTGGGCGACTGCGCCTCCGTGCCCGACGTGACGCGGGGCGGCCAGCCCACGCCCCCCACCGCGCAACACGCGCTGCGCCAGGGCGTCGCCGTCGCGCGCAACGTGGAGGCGGCCCACCGAGGCCAGCCGCCGCGCGTGTTCCGCTACCGGATGATGGGGCAGCTCGCGGCCATCGGGCGCCGCTCGGGCGTGGCGCGCATCTTCGGTCTGAAGTTCTCGGGCTTCGTCGCGTGGTTCCTGTGGCGCGGCGTGTACTGGTGGAAGCTGCCGCGCCTGGAGAAGAAGGTGCGCGTGGCGCTGGACTGGGCGCTGGACCTCTTCTTCCACAAGGACATCGTGCAGCTCATCGGCGCGCGCGAGCTGGAGCGCTTCCCCTTGCCTGTCCGCGAGAGGGTGCTGCCGTGA
- a CDS encoding DUF3037 domain-containing protein — MPTPSSFDYAIIRVVPRVEREEFINAGVVLFCVNHRYLGARTELDEERLRVLAPDADVEAIRGHLESFLRVSAGGRNAGPIGQLPQKERWHWLVAPRSTIIQTGPVHAGLCETPDKALEHLLDRVVRVKRPA, encoded by the coding sequence GTGCCCACACCCAGCTCGTTTGACTACGCCATCATCCGCGTGGTGCCTCGCGTGGAGCGAGAGGAGTTCATCAACGCGGGCGTCGTCCTCTTCTGCGTCAACCACCGCTACCTGGGGGCGCGCACGGAGCTGGACGAGGAGCGCCTGCGGGTGCTGGCCCCGGACGCGGACGTGGAGGCCATCCGAGGACACCTGGAGAGCTTCCTGCGCGTGTCCGCCGGAGGTCGGAACGCGGGCCCCATTGGCCAGCTGCCGCAGAAGGAGCGCTGGCACTGGCTGGTGGCCCCGCGCAGCACCATCATCCAGACCGGGCCCGTGCATGCCGGCTTGTGTGAGACGCCCGACAAGGCCCTGGAGCACCTGCTGGACCGCGTGGTCCGCGTGAAGCGACCGGCCTGA
- a CDS encoding LysR family transcriptional regulator has translation MQTFLRIVEAGSLSSAAAQLGTTQPTVSRRLQALERSLGLRLLQRSTHAMKLTEDGTRCYERAKELVANWERLEADLRGASDEPEGTLRVVVPHAFGQELLVEPLTEYLNRHARVSVEWLLHDRAVDFIADGIDCAIQVGEVHDPSVVAVRVAEVPRIITAAPSLLAGRPMPTHPDELARLPWLALRTFYRNELSLTHVDTGEVQRITFQPRLSTDSLYAIRSAAMKGLGACLGSAWVFQPEVERGRLRQLAPQWRAAPLPISIVYPSARFHPARLRTFVALMRQTIPSALAGAAQVARPRRS, from the coding sequence ATGCAGACGTTCCTGCGCATCGTGGAGGCGGGGAGCCTGTCCTCCGCCGCCGCGCAGCTGGGCACCACGCAGCCGACCGTGAGCCGGCGACTCCAGGCGCTGGAGCGCTCGCTGGGCCTCCGGCTGCTGCAGCGCTCCACCCACGCGATGAAGCTCACCGAGGACGGCACGCGTTGCTATGAGCGCGCGAAGGAGCTGGTGGCGAACTGGGAGCGACTCGAGGCCGACCTGCGCGGCGCGAGCGACGAGCCCGAGGGAACGCTGCGCGTCGTGGTCCCGCATGCGTTCGGCCAGGAGCTTCTGGTGGAGCCCCTGACGGAGTACCTGAACCGCCATGCGCGGGTCTCGGTCGAGTGGCTGCTGCATGACCGCGCGGTGGACTTCATCGCGGATGGCATCGACTGCGCCATCCAGGTGGGCGAGGTCCACGACCCCAGCGTGGTCGCGGTCCGCGTGGCCGAGGTGCCACGCATCATCACCGCCGCGCCGTCGCTGCTGGCGGGCCGCCCCATGCCCACCCATCCGGACGAGCTGGCGCGCCTGCCCTGGCTGGCGCTGCGGACGTTCTACCGAAACGAGCTGTCGCTCACCCACGTGGACACCGGAGAGGTCCAGCGCATCACCTTCCAGCCACGGCTGAGCACGGACAGCCTCTACGCCATCCGCAGCGCCGCGATGAAGGGGCTCGGTGCCTGCCTGGGCTCGGCCTGGGTGTTCCAGCCAGAAGTCGAGCGAGGGCGCCTGCGACAGCTGGCCCCTCAGTGGAGGGCCGCGCCCCTGCCCATCTCCATCGTCTACCCGTCCGCGCGCTTCCACCCCGCGCGGCTGCGCACGTTCGTGGCGCTGATGCGGCAGACCATTCCCTCCGCGCTCGCCGGGGCCGCGCAGGTGGCTCGGCCCCGGCGTTCCTGA
- a CDS encoding MarR family transcriptional regulator — protein sequence MSTDDSLRLDRQLCFPLYAAARAMVQAYAPLLEKLGLTYPQYLVMLVLWEEDGVSVKALGERLFLDSGTLTPLLKRLETQGLVRRERSTEDARSVRVSLTTSGRALKRKAASVPEAMSCRLGMSLEEVTRLRRDMRRLFEVLSK from the coding sequence ATGTCGACGGATGACTCGCTCCGGCTGGACCGCCAGCTCTGCTTCCCGCTCTATGCGGCGGCGCGCGCGATGGTGCAGGCCTACGCGCCGCTCTTGGAGAAGCTGGGGCTGACCTATCCGCAGTACCTGGTGATGTTGGTGCTGTGGGAGGAGGACGGCGTGTCGGTGAAGGCGCTGGGGGAGCGGCTGTTCCTGGACTCGGGGACGCTGACGCCGCTGCTCAAGCGGCTGGAGACCCAGGGGCTGGTGCGGCGCGAGCGGTCCACCGAGGACGCGCGCTCGGTGCGCGTGTCGCTGACGACGTCGGGGCGCGCGCTGAAGCGCAAGGCCGCGTCCGTGCCCGAGGCGATGTCCTGCCGCCTGGGAATGTCTTTGGAAGAAGTCACCCGGCTGCGCCGGGACATGCGTCGCTTGTTCGAAGTGCTCTCGAAGTAA
- a CDS encoding endonuclease/exonuclease/phosphatase family protein: MSESPLRIVTYNVRYFGHMLRGLASTVGPKRRVSAALAALEPLPDVVCLQEVETSSLRSNIADRPLKRGETQLQVFMRRMEETFGAQRREMPYEAFYFRAHHYKLGDVSIYTTGLAVLVNTRTLQVDTHNVAEPAHITHHHVRGLKDRKQSRICAHMRLLRREDARPFHVFNTHLSLPTPFAREFWATRDKMGGGVNQLHEARKLTEFVRAHSQSEPFIVCGDFNSPPASPVFRYLTQDARLVCAQSRVGQIDPSVSRGFPTAGFMRLRMHLDHLFSSEDVRWLDTDETRPFGDTTGRFHGLSDHVPLVGRFTLDGVARADGAGPGDGAA; the protein is encoded by the coding sequence ATGAGCGAGTCCCCGCTGCGCATCGTCACGTACAACGTCCGTTACTTCGGCCACATGCTCCGTGGACTGGCGAGCACGGTGGGGCCGAAGCGGCGGGTGTCCGCGGCGCTCGCGGCGCTGGAGCCCTTGCCGGACGTCGTCTGCCTCCAGGAAGTGGAGACCTCCTCGCTGCGCAGCAACATCGCTGACCGGCCCCTGAAGCGCGGCGAGACGCAGCTCCAGGTCTTCATGCGGCGCATGGAGGAGACGTTCGGTGCCCAGCGGCGCGAGATGCCCTACGAGGCGTTCTACTTCCGCGCCCACCACTACAAGCTCGGGGACGTGTCCATCTACACCACGGGGTTGGCCGTGCTCGTCAACACGCGCACGCTCCAGGTGGACACCCACAACGTGGCCGAGCCCGCGCACATCACCCATCACCACGTCCGGGGACTGAAGGACCGCAAGCAGAGCCGCATCTGCGCGCACATGCGCCTCTTGCGCCGCGAGGACGCGCGCCCCTTCCACGTCTTCAACACGCACCTGAGCCTGCCCACGCCCTTCGCCCGGGAGTTCTGGGCCACGCGCGACAAGATGGGCGGCGGCGTCAATCAACTGCACGAGGCGCGCAAGCTGACCGAGTTCGTGCGGGCGCATTCCCAGTCCGAGCCGTTCATCGTGTGCGGCGACTTCAACTCACCGCCGGCCTCGCCCGTCTTCCGCTACCTCACCCAGGACGCGCGCCTCGTGTGCGCGCAGAGCCGCGTGGGGCAGATAGACCCGAGCGTGTCCCGAGGCTTCCCCACCGCGGGCTTCATGCGCCTGCGCATGCACCTGGACCACCTGTTCTCCAGCGAGGACGTGCGCTGGCTGGACACCGACGAGACGCGCCCCTTCGGCGACACCACCGGTCGCTTCCATGGCCTGTCCGACCACGTGCCGCTCGTCGGGCGCTTCACGTTGGATGGCGTGGCCCGAGCGGACGGCGCAGGCCCTGGTGACGGCGCGGCCTGA
- a CDS encoding DUF4286 family protein, with protein MRPALYTIIAEVAPGVETAWNQWQEEVHAQQVLREPGFVSCRKWRDAEPTRDGWTRYVCHYELTGLEAMENYLGSDTARQLRMDSELRFGAMMRISRQMLTEVKRLG; from the coding sequence ATGAGGCCCGCGCTCTACACCATCATCGCGGAAGTGGCCCCAGGCGTGGAGACCGCCTGGAATCAGTGGCAGGAGGAGGTGCACGCGCAACAGGTGCTGCGCGAGCCCGGCTTCGTCTCCTGCCGCAAGTGGCGAGACGCGGAGCCCACCCGCGATGGGTGGACGCGCTATGTCTGCCACTATGAGCTGACGGGGCTCGAGGCCATGGAGAACTACCTGGGCAGCGACACGGCCCGGCAGCTGCGCATGGACTCCGAACTGCGCTTCGGCGCGATGATGCGCATCTCCCGACAGATGCTCACCGAGGTGAAGCGCCTGGGCTGA
- a CDS encoding amidohydrolase: protein MRRSLGWAFGAVLLLAGMTGCARHTPEAPSRDSATRTTTVYLAKQVRTLDPAKPLAQALAVRNGKVLAVGSREEVLAAAGPDARVTDLGDATVVPGLTDSHGHLEGLGRYLAGVQLVGAASKAEALQRVVKAPATARQGDWLMGQGWDQNDWPDKAFPTRAELDVTYPTTPVVLSRIDGHALWVNGEALRRARIDKNTVDPSGGRILRGPDGEPTGVLVDNAMSLVETVMPPGTPAQYATWLTAAFEYCARVGLTGVHDAGMSLRTFRLLQQWDQEGRLPLRVYAMADGQGADRETYLREGPFQGTLLTLRAVKLFTDGALGSRGAALHEAYSDEPGHRGLLLLPPDEYAKRVHDFMARGFQVATHAIGDRANTLVLDTLTREVAAQGQKDGRHRVEHAQILRPEDIERLGKGGFVASMQPVHATSDMPWAQTRLGVERLQGAYAWRKLKNAGAVLAFGSDFPVERPDVLAGLYAARTRQDAQGQPPAGWMPDQRLSGEEALEGFTTGAAWASFAEARRGRLQPGMDADFVALSVDPVDAPPAALLTGQVRLTVVAGREVYGGRTP from the coding sequence ATGCGGAGAAGTCTGGGTTGGGCCTTCGGTGCGGTGCTGCTCCTGGCGGGCATGACGGGCTGTGCCCGGCACACGCCCGAGGCGCCCTCGCGAGATAGCGCCACGCGCACCACCACGGTGTATCTGGCCAAACAGGTGCGCACGTTGGACCCCGCGAAGCCCCTCGCCCAGGCGCTCGCGGTGCGCAACGGCAAGGTGCTGGCGGTGGGCAGCCGCGAGGAGGTCCTCGCCGCGGCTGGCCCGGACGCGCGCGTGACGGACCTGGGCGACGCCACGGTGGTCCCCGGCCTCACGGACTCGCACGGCCACCTGGAGGGGCTGGGCCGCTACCTCGCGGGCGTGCAGTTGGTGGGCGCGGCATCGAAGGCGGAGGCGCTGCAGCGCGTGGTGAAGGCGCCCGCCACGGCGCGCCAGGGCGACTGGCTGATGGGCCAGGGGTGGGACCAGAACGACTGGCCCGACAAGGCCTTCCCCACGCGGGCCGAGCTGGACGTCACCTACCCCACCACGCCCGTGGTGCTCAGCCGCATCGACGGGCACGCGCTGTGGGTCAACGGCGAGGCGCTGCGCCGCGCGCGCATCGACAAGAACACCGTGGACCCCTCGGGCGGGCGCATCCTGCGCGGGCCGGACGGCGAGCCCACCGGCGTCCTGGTGGACAACGCCATGAGCCTGGTGGAGACGGTGATGCCGCCCGGCACCCCGGCGCAGTACGCCACGTGGCTCACGGCCGCGTTCGAGTACTGCGCGCGCGTGGGCCTCACCGGCGTGCACGACGCGGGCATGAGCCTGCGCACCTTCCGGTTGCTCCAGCAGTGGGACCAGGAGGGCCGGCTGCCCCTGCGCGTCTACGCCATGGCGGACGGCCAGGGCGCGGACCGCGAGACGTACCTGCGCGAGGGCCCCTTCCAGGGCACGCTGCTCACCCTGCGCGCGGTGAAGCTCTTCACGGACGGCGCGCTCGGCAGCCGCGGCGCCGCGCTGCACGAGGCCTACAGCGACGAGCCCGGACACCGCGGCCTGTTGCTCTTGCCGCCCGATGAGTACGCCAAGCGCGTGCATGACTTCATGGCGCGCGGCTTCCAGGTGGCCACGCACGCCATCGGAGACCGCGCCAACACGCTCGTGCTGGACACGCTCACGCGCGAGGTGGCGGCGCAGGGCCAGAAGGACGGCCGGCACCGCGTGGAGCACGCCCAGATTCTCCGGCCCGAGGACATCGAGCGACTGGGCAAGGGCGGCTTCGTCGCCAGCATGCAGCCCGTCCACGCCACCAGCGACATGCCCTGGGCCCAGACGCGGCTGGGTGTCGAGCGGCTGCAGGGCGCCTACGCGTGGCGCAAGCTGAAGAACGCCGGCGCGGTGCTCGCGTTCGGCAGCGACTTCCCGGTGGAGCGCCCGGACGTGCTCGCCGGACTGTACGCGGCGCGCACGCGGCAGGACGCGCAGGGTCAGCCGCCCGCGGGCTGGATGCCCGACCAGCGCCTGAGCGGCGAGGAGGCCCTGGAGGGCTTCACCACCGGCGCGGCCTGGGCCTCGTTCGCGGAGGCGCGGCGCGGTCGGCTGCAGCCGGGCATGGACGCGGACTTCGTGGCGCTCTCCGTGGACCCCGTGGACGCGCCCCCCGCGGCGCTGCTCACCGGCCAGGTGCGCCTGACGGTCGTCGCGGGCCGCGAGGTGTACGGCGGCCGCACGCCGTAG
- a CDS encoding MFS transporter, producing the protein MSLIRPVHEAVGTGAALRTGPRSAESPFRLAPASPGSEVGMSRGLRLLLAASAGISVASLYYSQPMLGVMGATLGASETAVGLLPTLTLLGYALGILLLAPLGDRFDRRRIILAKVGLLSVALLIGGLAPGIGLLLAVSFVIGLMATVAQDIVPAAATLAPARERGAVVGTVMTGLLLGILLSRVVSGVVSEHFGWRAMYLMASGSVALVGVAAWRGLPRFRPTSTLSYTALLGSLTELWRKHGTLRRAAVAQGLLSVGFSAFWSTLAVMLHGAPFHLGSAVAGAFGLAGAAGALGAPVAGRVADRFGSEVVTRLGASLTAVSFALMFALPWLAPQSRLWLMGVSAVGFDLGVQVTLVAHQSQVFGIDPAARSRLNAVLFVGMFIGMAVGAAGGSLVLAHGGWLAVTALATTSAVAALVVRLTSGTRGAH; encoded by the coding sequence ATGTCGCTCATTCGTCCCGTACATGAAGCCGTGGGAACCGGCGCCGCGCTCAGGACGGGCCCCCGCTCCGCGGAGAGTCCCTTCCGGCTGGCGCCCGCGAGCCCTGGCAGTGAGGTGGGGATGTCGCGCGGCTTGCGGCTCCTGCTGGCCGCGAGCGCGGGCATCTCCGTGGCGTCGCTCTACTACAGCCAGCCGATGCTGGGGGTGATGGGCGCCACCCTGGGCGCCTCGGAGACCGCGGTGGGGCTGCTGCCCACGCTCACCCTGCTGGGCTACGCGCTGGGCATCCTGTTGCTCGCGCCGCTGGGCGACCGGTTCGACCGGCGCCGCATCATCCTCGCGAAGGTCGGCTTGCTGAGCGTGGCGCTGCTGATTGGCGGGCTCGCGCCCGGCATCGGCCTGCTCCTGGCGGTGAGCTTCGTCATCGGCCTGATGGCGACGGTGGCGCAGGACATCGTGCCGGCCGCCGCGACGCTGGCGCCCGCGCGGGAGCGGGGGGCCGTGGTCGGCACGGTGATGACCGGCCTGCTGCTCGGCATCCTGTTGTCCCGGGTCGTCAGCGGCGTGGTGTCCGAGCACTTCGGCTGGCGCGCCATGTACCTGATGGCCTCGGGCAGCGTGGCCCTGGTGGGCGTGGCGGCCTGGCGCGGGCTGCCCCGCTTCCGTCCCACCAGCACGCTCTCGTATACCGCCCTGCTCGGCTCGCTGACCGAGCTGTGGCGCAAGCACGGAACCTTGCGGCGCGCGGCGGTGGCCCAGGGGCTGCTCTCGGTCGGGTTCAGCGCGTTCTGGTCCACGCTCGCGGTGATGCTGCATGGCGCGCCCTTCCACCTGGGCAGCGCGGTGGCGGGCGCCTTTGGATTGGCGGGCGCCGCAGGTGCCTTGGGCGCGCCGGTGGCGGGCCGCGTGGCGGATCGCTTCGGCTCCGAGGTCGTCACCCGCCTGGGCGCGAGCCTCACCGCCGTCTCGTTCGCCCTGATGTTCGCCCTGCCCTGGCTGGCGCCGCAGTCACGCCTGTGGCTCATGGGCGTGAGCGCGGTGGGGTTCGACCTGGGCGTGCAAGTCACGCTGGTGGCGCATCAGAGCCAGGTCTTCGGCATCGACCCCGCGGCGCGCAGCCGGCTCAACGCGGTGCTGTTCGTCGGCATGTTCATCGGCATGGCGGTGGGCGCGGCGGGTGGCAGCCTCGTGCTGGCCCATGGGGGCTGGCTGGCGGTGACGGCGCTGGCGACCACCTCGGCGGTGGCGGCCTTGGTGGTGCGCCTCACGTCGGGAACTCGCGGCGCGCACTGA